A genomic region of Fusarium oxysporum Fo47 chromosome VI, complete sequence contains the following coding sequences:
- a CDS encoding kinase-like domain-containing protein, which translates to MAHSPSSSSVDDAAENTADEEDSEDYCKGGYHPVQVGEKFKDGKYTVVRKLGWGHFSTVWLSRDNTNGKHVALKVVRSAAHYTETAIDEIKLLNKIVQAKPDHPGRKHVVSLLDSFEHKGPHGTHVCMVFEVLGENLLGLIKRWNHRGIPMPLVKQITKQVLLGLDYLHRECGIIHTDLKPENVLIEIGDVEQIVKRVVKPESAEKENNRNGRRRRRTLITGSQPLPSPLNTSFNQSNLFPSPNTHSSLAGVLNEGKQAMDHLVYGSKMTNAILSAGKSSKEASPKPSDDAQKQREKSADLLSREVSGISLDKSNSPSASTGEKRKAEDAHAFDVISVKIADLGNACWVNHHFTNDIQTRQYRSPEVILGSKWGASTDVWSMAAMVFELITGDYLFDPQSGTKYGKDDDHIAQIIELLGPFPKSLCLSGKWSQEIFNRKGELRNIHRLRHWALPDVLREKYHFKEDEAKRIADFLTPMLELVPEKRANAGGMAGHVWLEDTPGMKGLKIEGLEVGGRGEGIDGWATEVRKR; encoded by the exons ATGGCCCACTCcccctcttcctcgtccgTCGACGATGCCGCCGAAAATACtgcagatgaggaggattCTGAAGATTACTGCAAAGGTGGCTACCACCCAGTACAAGTCGGagagaagttcaaggatGGAAAATACACCGTGGTTCGCAAGCTAGGATGGGGTCATTTCTCAACCGTCTGGCTGTCCCGCGACAATACCAACGGCAAGCATGTCGCCCTCAAGGTCGTCCGCTCCGCCGCCCACTACACCGAGACCGCCATCGATGAGATCAAGCTGCTCAACAAGATTGTCCAAGCCAAGCCCGACCACCCTGGTCGCAAGCACGTCGTGAGTCTTTTGGACTCGTTCGAGCACAAGGGACCCCACGGCACCCACGTCTGTATGGTTTTCGAGGTGCTGGGAGAGAATTTGCTTGGGCTCATCAAGCGCTGGAATCACCGTGGCATTCCCATGCCTCTCGTTAAACAAATTACAAAGCAGGTTCTACTAGGCCTGGACTACCTCCATCGCGAATGCGGTATCATCCACACCGACCTCAAACCAGAAAACGTCCTTATCGAGATTGGGGATGTTGAACAGATCGTTAAGCGCGTCGTCAAACCTGAATCTGCCGAAAAGGAGAACAACCGCAATGGACGGCGGCGCCGAAGGACTCTCATTACTGGCAGTCAACCACTCCCATCTCCTCTCAATACCAGCTTCAACCAGTCGAACCTTTTCCCCTCACCGAACACCCACTCTAGTCTTGCTGGTGTCCTGAACGAGGGTAAGCAAGCTATGGATCATCTCGTATATGGCTCAAAAATGACTAACGCGATCTTGTCAGCAGGCAAGTCATCAAAGGAGGCATCTCCCAAACCATCCGACGATGCCCAAAAGCAGCGAGAAAAGTCTGC CGACCTTCTCAGTCGAGAAGTCTCAGGCATCTCTCTAGACAAGTCAAACTCTCCCTCTGCTTCAACAGGCGAAAAGCGCAAGGCAGAAGATGCGCACGCTTTCGACGTTATCAGCGTCAAGATTGCAGACCTGGGCAACGCCTGCTGGGTCAATCATCACTTTACCAACGACATCCAGACAAGACAATATAGATCACCCGAGGTCATTTTGGGTTCCAAATGGGGTGCCAGCACTGATGTATGGAGTATGGCAGCTATG GTTTTTGAGTTAATCACAGGTGATTACTTGTTTGACCCCCAGTCAGGTACCAAGTATGGAAAGGACGATGATCACATCGCTCAAATCATCGAGCTTCTTGGGCCATTCCCCAAATCTCTATGTCTCAGTGGCAAGTGGAGTCAGGAGATCTTCAACCGAAAGGGAGAATTGCGAAACATCCACCGACTGCGGCATTGGGCTCTACCAGATGTGCTACGCGAGAAGTATCACTTCAAGGAAGACGAAGCAAAGCGTATCGCAGACTTCTTGACCCCAATGTTGGAGTTAGTACCTGAGAAACGAGCCAATGCTGGCGGTATGGCAGGTCACGTCTGGTTGGAGGATACACCTGGCATGAAGGGGCTGAAGATTGAGGGCCTGGAAGTCGGTGGCCGCGGTGAAGGCATCGACGGCTGGGCGACGGAAGTGAGGAAGAGATAA
- a CDS encoding uncharacterized protein (predicted integral membrane metal-binding protein-domain containing protein): MVAFWPWGGESSSTASFEKTLSTLSTKITDTQASLDKVRASSRRARVIWTLYLSFAYLVYAIVLLLVVGYNNLGAFEWGGLTGGPVLIYVTRTTLAAYYNFRIESLSARLKDHQSERAKTIQKLKDATKYDSTMELIEKYGGADGKSKGKKKDGEQNADDTPNKQRPNGPPQGAPGRTRMPPPPTANIQRPHSPMPAPNPMEPSAEFAPNAEFTEPPPPPPIVPGTPQPPPMPTGYASYQTGPPESHWYDRIFDVLLGEDETAPKNRIVLICKSCRLVNGQAPPGTKTLSEVGQWRCMSCGALNGEIDEGKRIMNEVLDAAKDAPTDGESAHEDIASDKGEPPMIEVGKSGIKEEDDDGPAASVKKRRGKGKK, from the exons ATGGTGGCCTTTTGGCCCTGGGGG GGCGAATCCTCCTCGACTGCCTCCTTCGAGAAGACCCTCTCTACCCTGTCGACTAAAATCACTGACACTCAAGCGTCCCTCGACAAGGTCCGCGCAAGCTCTCGCCGCGCTCGTGTCATCTGGACACTCTACCTCAGTTTCGCCTATCTCGTCTATGCGATCGTTCTCTTACTTGTCGTCGGATATAACAATCTCGGCGCTTTCGAATGGGGCGGTCTTACCGGTGGCCCAGTGCT CATCTACGTTACACGCACGACCCTGGCCGCATATTACAACTTTCGCATCGAGAGCCTGAGCGCTCGTCTCAAGGACCATCAGTCAGAGCGCGCGAAGACGATCCAGAAACTCAAGGATGCCACTAAATATGACTCTACCATGGAATTGATCGAGAAGTACGGCGGGGCTGATGGAAAGagcaagggcaagaagaaggatggcgAACAGAATGCCGACGATACGCCCAACAAGCAGCGACCTAATGGTCCTCCGCAGGGAGCTCCCGGACGAACGCGCATGCCCCCTCCTCCGACAGCCAACATCCAGCGCCCGCATAGCCCAATGCCAGCTCCAAACCCCATGGAACCAAGTGCTGAATTTGCTCCCAACGCTGAATTCACTgaacctcctcctccgcctcctaTCGTCCCTGGtactcctcagcctcctccGATGCCAACCGGATACGCCTCATACCAGACCGGACCCCCTGAATCTCACTGGTACGACCGTATCTTTGACGTTCTTCTCGGCGAGGATGAGACTGCGCCCAAGAATCGAATTGTTCTCATCTGCAAATCATGCCGACTTGTCAATGGCCAAGCTCCCCCTGGAACCAAGACGCTTTCCGAGGTCGGGCAATGGAGGTGCATGTCCTGCGGTGCTCTCAACGGAGAGATCGACGAGGGAAAGCGCATCATGAACGAGGTTCTCGATGCCGCCAAAGATGCTCCCACAGATGGCGAGAGCGCTCATGAAGACATCGCTAGTGACAAGGGTGAGCCTCCCATGATCGAGGTGGGCAAGTCAGGgatcaaggaggaagacgatgacggtCCAGCCGCAAGCGTTAAGAAACGCCGaggcaagggcaagaaatGA